One window of Salmo salar chromosome ssa11, Ssal_v3.1, whole genome shotgun sequence genomic DNA carries:
- the oatx gene encoding organic anion transporter X (The RefSeq protein has 1 substitution compared to this genomic sequence), producing MGFADLLNDVGGFGRFQWIHVTLLSIPGLLMASQNLLNNFTAGMPGHHCTIPNRTSIASSQNISQSEVDDRELLRAFIPMDASGTKLSKCTRYVEAQWHLLESNVSVIGHQANFSKLETEICLDGWTYDKTEFLSTVVSEWDLVCTLRPMKQMSQTIYMGGVLAGAIIFGGLSDRFGRKALLIWSYFQLATLGTCTAFSPSFMTYCIFRFMTGMAVSGVILNTVSLKVEWIPTKSRTLVGTLSSFFFTFGQMVLAGIAHSLRDWRKLQVAVCAPFFLFFLYSWWYSESARWLVLNRRSDKALKHIHRVARINRKPEMVEKITLEVLECHMHKEVQSSKTTHTAYDLIRTRVMRRISLCLMVVWFSTSFAYYGLAMDLQKFGVNIYLIQIIFGLVDFPAKLVALGSLTFLGRRITQGTCLLMSALMIFTNIFVPTDMQSIRTTLACLGKAFTSASFTCIYLFTGELYPTVIRQTGMGFTSTMARVGSMAAPAVLILEEMLPALPSMIYGGAAVVAGIIAFFLPETLNIPLPDTIEDVEEKWASKKLDAEKQAKKEAVALREMKKGAVEGDGEITGLNAL from the exons ATGGGTTTTGCGGACCTCTTGAATGACGTTGGCGGGTTCGGGCGTTTCCAATGGATCCATGTTACCTTGTTGTCTATTCCTGGTCTACTGATGGCAAGCCAGAATCTGTTGAATAATTTCACAGCTGGTATGCCTGGACATCACTGTACCATACCCAATAGGACTTCGATTGCCAGTAGTCAAAACATCTCTCAATCAGAAGTGGATGACAGAGAGCTCCTTCGCGCCTTTATCCCGATGGATGCCAGTGGGACCAAATTGTCCAAGTGTACGAGGTATGTCAAGGCGCAGTGGCATCTTCTTGAAAGCAACGTAAGCGTCATTGGACATCAGGCTAACTTTTCAAAGCTTGAGACAGAGATATGTCTGGATGGCTGGACCTATGACAAAACAGAATTTCTGTCCACAGTTGTCTCAGAG TGGGACTTGGTCTGTACCCTCCGTCCTATGAAACAGATGAGCCAGACTATTTATATGGGTGGGGTCCTGGCAGGGGCTATCATATTTGGAGGGCTGTCAGACAG ATTTGGGCGAAAGGCCTTGTTGATCTGGTCCTATTTTCAGCTAGCCACGCTGGGCACCTGTACAGCCTTCTCACCTTCCTTCATGACCTACTGTATCTTCCGCTTCATGACAGGCATGGCAGTATCTGGGGTGATCCTCAACACAGTCTCTCTCA AGGTGGAGTGGATTCCCACCAAGTCCCGCACTCTAGTGGGCACCCTCTCGTCCTTCTTCTTCACCTTTGGCCAGATGGTCCTGGCAGGCATCGCCCACAGCCTCAGGGACTGGCGCAAGCTGCAGGTGGCAGTCTGCGctcccttcttcctcttcttcctctataGCTG GTGGTACTCTGAGTCTGCCCGCTGGCTAGTGCTAAATCGCAGGTCTGACAAGGCCCTGAAACACATCCACCGTGTGGCCAGGATCAACCGCAAACCTGAGATGGTAGAGAAGATCACCCTggag GTTCTggaatgtcacatgcacaaagaGGTCCAGTCGAGTAAGACCACCCATACAGCATACGACTTGATACGCACCAGAGTGATGAGAAGAATATCTCTCTGTCTTATGGTTGTTTG GTTCTCTACCAGTTTTGCCTACTACGGCCTAGCAATGGACCTGCAGAAGTTTGGGGTGAACATCTACCTGATCCAGATCATCTTTGGGCTGGTGGACTTCCCCGCCAAGCTGGTGGCTCTGGGGAGTCTTACCTTTCTGGGTCGGAGGATCACTCAGGGAACATGTCTCCTCATGTCTGCCCTGATGATATTCACCAACATCTTCGTCCCCACAG ACATGCAGTCTATTAGGACTACTCTGGCTTGTCTGGGGAAGGCCTTCACCTCTGCATCCTTCACCTGTATTTATCTGTTTACTGGAGAGCTTTACCCCACCGTCATCAG acagacaggaatgGGATTTACCTCCACCATGGCCAGGGTGGGCTCCATGGCAGCGCCTGCTGTGCTGATCCTGGAAGAGATGCTGCCCGCTCTGCCCAGTATGATCTATGGAGGTGCTGCTGTGGTGGCTGGCATCATCGCCTTCTTCCTCCCTGAAACCCTCAACATCCCTCTTCCTGACACCATCGAGGATGTGGAGGAGAAATG GGCTAGTAAGAAGCTGGATGCAGAGAAACAGGCTAAAAAGGAGGCAGTGGCTCTTCGGGAGATGAAGAAGGGAGCAGTTGAGGGGGATGGGGAAATCACGGGACTCAATGCTCTGTGA